Part of the Streptomyces europaeiscabiei genome is shown below.
CTTCTGTCATCCCGAGGTCAGGACCGCCGACACTGCCGACCGCACCCCCCGCCCGCCGACGATGGTGCACATGACGACCACGACGACGGCCAGGACGAGGGCCACCGACTCAGCGGTGGTGGGATTCGACAAGGTGACGAAGGCGTACGGCGACGTCCGGGCCGTGGACGGCCTGACGCTCGCCCTGTACCCGGGGGAGACCGTGGCCCTGCTCGGCCCGAACGGGGCCGGCAAGTCCACCACCCTGGACCTGCTGCTCGGCCTCAGGAACGCCGACAGCGGCACGGTCGGTGTGTTCGGCACGAGCCCGCGCGAGGCGATCGCCGCCGGACGCGTGGGCGCCATGCTGCAGAGCGGCGGCCTCATGGACGAGGTCACGGTCGCCGAACTGGTCCGGCTCGCCTGCGACCTGCACCCGAGGCCGTACCCGGTCTCCGACGTGCTCGCCCGCTCCGGCATCACCCAGATCGCCGACCGCAAGGTGCACAAGCTCTCCGGCGGCCAGGCCCAGCGCGTCCGCTTCGCCCTCGCCACGGCGGGCGACAGCGACCTGATCGTCCTGGACGAACCCAC
Proteins encoded:
- a CDS encoding ABC transporter ATP-binding protein, whose product is MVHMTTTTTARTRATDSAVVGFDKVTKAYGDVRAVDGLTLALYPGETVALLGPNGAGKSTTLDLLLGLRNADSGTVGVFGTSPREAIAAGRVGAMLQSGGLMDEVTVAELVRLACDLHPRPYPVSDVLARSGITQIADRKVHKLSGGQAQRVRFALATAGDSDLIVLDEPTTGMDVSARQAFWATMREQADQGRTVLFATHYLEEADAIADRVLVLHRGRLLADGTAAEIKARAGARRISFDLPESPVDEADLRALPFLATITVSHSGSAAGAGRTVRIQSTDADATVHALYGLGVHPRNLEVTGLGLEQAFVAITAAEEAKTK